In Brassica napus cultivar Da-Ae chromosome A3, Da-Ae, whole genome shotgun sequence, the sequence AGGCCTTCCAAGCCCTGAACTGCTCTGATTCTTGCTTAATTTTTTGCTGCAATTGCACCTGAAAATTTCAACCGAAGCAGAAAAGTACAGTTAAGAGATACAGCATGAGCATATATGTTACAATGTATAAAAATGGAGATCACAGGACAAAAAGAAAACCTTCTGGGACTTAATTCTGTGTATTTCATCTTGCAATTTTCTTGCTGCGTCGTCACTTTTCTGCTTTTGCCTTAAGAGTTGAGCTTGTGCatcttgtttcttctttaacTCAGAAACCTGAAGGAACGATGTATCATGAAAAACCATACTGTATGTAGATGACTGAGTATAGCTGATAAACCAAAAGAGGCGGTACCTGGGTTTCAAGCGTGTTCAGTTTCTGAAGATACGATTCCTTTAGTTTTTGGGCACCATCGCCTGGGGCAGATGGTATGCTAGCAAGGTTCTGTCTCAACCCTTCAATTTCTCTCTGCCAATCCATATATTATTTAATCAAAATCCGAGTTcataaatttcatcaaaatacaATATAGACCACATAACACTGACCTGCAATGCCCTTTTTTCTTGTTCTAGTTCATGAACCTTTTTCTCATAATGTTGTTTGAGAACAGATGTACCACCGCTTGAATAACGCTTCATTTCAGCCTTCATGAATGAATTGAAACGTTATTGCAGATGAAATACTAAGGGAGAAGTTGATATGAAAATAGTACCTCTTTTTCTTCAAGTCTCTTATCCAATTCCTTTAGCTCCATATCTAACTTTTCTTGAAGTGAGCAATGTTCAAGCTCCTTTTCTTGAAATTCAACCTCATCTGCACACACTGCAAATCATGTCATCTATGTAAACAAATGAACACAGCTTAGCATAGCATCcgtcattaaaaaaaaagaatgtgttTATCAATTTAAGAATTAGGCAAGCAAAAATGGTACAACATTAGTAAAAGTTCCAACCTGCGACATCAATCACTTTGTCTTCACAATCTGACGACTCGTTGGATGAGGGGAACAAGACATTACTCGAACGGGGCCCATCATCATGGGAATCAATAGACTCAGAATATTTGTAGTTACTGACTTTCTTTAAGCTTCTGACATGCAACAGCTCTCCTTCTAGCTCTTGAATTTTTGAAACGTACTTGTTGATCAAACCAACATCCTGGAAGAATAAACACTTTAGCCAAAAAGTATCACTTGGTCATAGAGGTCACTAAGGAATCATAAAGGACATCTCACCTCATCTTGGCAGGTTTCAATCTCATCTAAGGATTTACCATTGCGAACAGATTCAATTTTCATTATAAGTTTGTCCTTCTCAACCTAAATGGACGAAAACGAAGTATTAAATGCTAGATCTCATATAAGCTGATCCATCAAAAAATAACGAGAATAGAAGAGAAACCTGAGCGTCATAAGCACGTTTTGAGAAATGCTCACAGGCTACTCTCCGTTCCTGAAGTTCATTTTGTAGCTCCCGATTGCTTGTCTCGAGCAGTGCTACTTTATGCTTGAGGATCTACCAAAGGTTATATAAgttaaaatattgaaatcaTGTGATTAGCATCAACTGTAAATGTCTTTCTAAGTTCAGATTGAATACCTGGAGCTCATCAAAGGCCCCACTGTCACCCCTATAGAACAAGAGTTCTGTCTGCAGTTGCTCAATTTGGCTCCTCATTCTTTGCATTTGTGCGGCTGCTGGGTCTCGATTAATCTAATCATTTCAAAAAATGGCAAAACGGTAAGGTTATaaagtgaaaataaaaacatagaaatatCTAGTAAGAAGTAAATGTCTGGATATACGTACCACGGCTTTATTCTGAATATTGCGTGCACGATTAGCATATTTTAGTGTGTTTAGTGTCTCCTCAGCATTTGTATCAGCGGGACTTACACAAGCTGCGTCATTACTTGCGTGATTAAATTAATGTGTATGAATAAAACTGATTGATCAAAAGCTAATAGAAGTGAAAATCATACCAATCATCAAAGTTTTACTATTGCCACCAAGAGAATCCTACGTTACAAGATAGTACGGTTAATATTCTCGTGACATATAGTTTGATTGACAAGGTGTTGTAAAAAAAGGATACAAAAAGCCTTAGTACCTGAAGCAAACGAGTGAGCTTGCTGTCACGATAAGGAACATGACCTCcttcctttctctttctctcatcCCCTAATGCACTGATTACATTTCCTAGCGCAAGTAGACCTTTGTTGATGTGGATTCCtgtgaaaatatataacaaacaaATCTCCCAGCTTAGTAATTTGTCTctctttgaaaaataaataaagtgtaAGCATAGAACAGAAATAAAGGTGGGAGATAACCTTCTTTCAAGCGCATCCCATCGGCTCCGGTTCGTTTTGCACGTTCTGAACCAGCAAGATCGACCAAATGAAGCTTTGCACATAGTATATCTTCACCGGCATCTTCAGTCATTGTGGAAGAACAACtagaaattttcttttgttccaGCGTAATTGTGAAGATTGCATGAGACCGActataagaaaaaacaaaaacttgcaTTAGCAAATTTAAGGAAAACGGAAAGGAATATCTAGTGAAACCATGTAAAGTTACTAGATTTCACCTTGACTGGCTATTCATGTTTGTGCTGCCAGTAGCACGAGCCAAAGATCCTCGAGCTAGAAAGGAGCCCATCTCCTCTTTCGTCTTCACTTCTGCCTCAGTAACACCAGCCAAAGTAATGCCTCCACCAGCAGTTTCCCTGATCTGAATTGGAGCTCTCGAGAGGGCAACATGCTTCGCCTGAACCGCCCCATCATTCTTTAAAAGAGCCGGGGAATTCGAGTCAAGCAAATCGAAAACTTCTTCCTTAAATATCTGCAATTTGAAAGGTAAgcattaaaaatcaaatgtaaacatacaaatcagatctcaaaagaaaaaaaaaaacaagcttgATAGATACTCTCACCTCAATAAAAGACACCCTTATCAACAGTTCGGTCGAATCTTTAGTTGTCCCCACTCTTTTAAATATATCTTCCATCACCTTTGGTATAATACCACAATTTGCTCCGTCTCCACTATAGTTAGTCCCCATGGTGTAAGTTTTACCTGAACCAGTCTACAATAAACAACAAACAATGAATTCAATCATGTAGTAGCTCTAAAGAAAACATCATCATCAAcgagaatctcaaatcaaacctGGCCATAGGCAAGAACTGTAGCGTTATATCCTTTAAACAGTGCGTCCACAAGAGGAGAACAACAATGATCGTAGATCTCCAAACACGGTAATCCCGCATTCCCAAATACGAAGTCGTATGTGAAGGTGTGTGAACCTATGTGAACCTGttcaattcaaaacaaaaaaaatgagttATTGAGCATACAATTATCAATAACTAAGATGATCCGTGAAGAACGAAATTAGATTCGAAAAAAAAGAGGGGGAAACGCCTTACCTGAGGCTCCTTGGGCACAACGGTGATGCAATCGGTGCATCCATTGAGAAGCTCGGGGGTAATCAACGGACGAATGTTGACGGCGACCTTGACGCACTCTGCGGCCTCCATTTTCTCAGCTCACAACGCAGAAACCCTCCGTTACGGATCCAGCAGAGCCACAGCGCAAAACCCAATCGGCACCACCGAGGAAGCAGATCGAATCCGGGAACCGAGAGCTGGGAGATTTTTAAGCTCAAAATGTTCGCGATGTGCGGAACCTGTGGAGGAGAGGATTCAAATTTTGAAGGAGAGacagagaggagagagaagctTATACGAgaaagaaataatagaaaaaaaggtaaaatttaaaaattaaaaattaaaaaaatatatttctgtttCGGGTGGAATACCGCGCCTCAAGTCCAAATTCAAAAACTCTTTGCGACCGTTACGCACGTGAGCATAGCACGTGGCCGCTAGAAATTAAAAGGCCCATTAGTTTGTTATTCGTTTAATTTAAGCCCATTTGGCCCATAGTTTAGGCCTTTTGTCTGAAGACGGAAGGTTTAAGCTCAGACATAGCTACTCTGGTTTCGAGCTTGAGAAAGAGTTTAGAGGGTTCAAAGATGGAGAATAGTGGCAGTTTAGAGCAAGCTCTGCAAGAGGGAAACATCTTGAGACAGCTCAATGCCCTCATCGTGGCTCATCTCCGTCACCACAATCTCTCACAGGCATGTCTCGTCTACTAACTAAATACAGCTTCTCAATTTGGGTTCTTTTTAGTGTTAAAGGGTTAAACTTTGAAATTCATTTGTATACATAGTTCGTTTGGATTTGAAATCTAGCTGAAGATGAATCATGTGATAGGTAATACTTAGAGGATGATGTCTTAGAAGAGTAGTTAAATCAAGTTTGGGTATTTAATTACTGTGAAATGGttaaagttttgaaatttttaaggTTGCAAGTGATGTTGCTTCAGCTACCATGACACCATTGAATGTTGAGGCTTCTCCAACCCGTCTTCTCGAGCTTGTTGCAAAGGttattccttcttcttttttcgtCTCTCTTCCACATATGTATGTTGTTTATGACCATGAGAACAGGGTCTTGCAGCGGAGAACAACGGGTCACTGAGAGGTGTTTCTTCATCAGTCTTGTTACCCACTTCTTATGGATCAGTTACTAATCCTCGCACAGCTTCTATTGACTTCAGGTCTTGTCCTTTTTTTTCCAACGAGTAACACATTTCTATCTTACCTCAGAGATGAAATAACAACATTTTGTCATCTAATCGAATGTTTGGACTTTTCCTAACTAGTGCTACTCATGTAAAGGGCTCATCAAAGACTCTCCCAAAGCATGAATCAAAGCAGCTATCAGAGCACAAGGTATGTAACTTTATGACACAGCTTGGTCTAGCCTTAGTAATATTCTTCCCTGTGTAGTTTGATAATAGGCTGATGATAAGCTTATGCATTTATATAGAGCGTCGTTAGGTGTGCAAGATTTAGTTCTGATGGAATGTTTTTCGCAACCGGCGGTGCAGACACATCTATTAAGCTCTTTGAGGTACTAAAACTACCTGGAAACTTTTTATCCCTTAAAGCATCATCAAGAATTTGATAGTTCTTTGGATATTCCCTGTTGTGTTGTGTTTTTGAGGTGCCAAAAGTAAAGCAGATGCTTTCAGGAGATACTCAAGCTCGACCATTAATACGTAGTTTTTATGATCATGCTGAAGTAAGCCTTCCTGTTatcgttattttttttttttgcaacaaacATCTTGATTTGTTTGTGTCTCATACTCTTATGAAAATCATTTACAGCCAATAAACGATCTTGATTTCCACCCTCGGAGCACAATCCTAGTATCCAGTGCTAAAGACAACTGTATAAAGTATCTAACTGATCATTTATGTTCCCTACTTGAATGAGTTCTCACAGTGATTACTAGAAAATTGCGTGTTTAACCTCTTTATTTGTCTCTGGCAGGTTCTTCGACTTCTCCAAAACGACAGCTAAACGAGCATTTAAAGTTTTTCAGGTAGACCTCATGGTTGTTATCAGTTTCTGCTTAGCTACCATACATGCCAGTGAATTGATAACTCTAAATTCTGTAGGATACACATAACGTGCGCTCTGTATCTTTCCATCCTTCTGGAGAGTTTCTGCTTGCAGGTGAAATCTCTCAGAAGATTCTCTTATCTTTTCTCTTTGAACTCAAAACAATGTTTTGAAATTGAAACCTTTGCTTTTGGCAGGAACTGATCATGCGGTTCCACATCTGTACGATGTAAACACTTATCAATGCTTCCTTCCTTCAAGTTTCCCAGACAATGGAGTAAATGGAGGGATTAATCAGGTACTTAACATGTTCTCAAGTAAGGCTCTATATGTCCTTATCTCTCTTGTTGATGATCATGGATTCATGGCTGTGAGATTCTTGGTTTCCTCAGGTGCGGTATTCTTCAACTGGATCCGTCTACGTTACAGCCTCAAAGGATGGAGCTATACGACTCTTTGATGGGGTAAGCGCAAAGTGTGTGCGCTCCATTAGCAGTGCACATGGAAAAGCAGAGGTCACTAGCGCTGTGTTCACCAGAGATCAAAGGTAGAAAGAATGTTCAATCTATTCTTCTCAGATGTTGACAGAACAATTGATTGATCCTATACCTTTTTGTTAGGTTTGTTCTGTCTTCTGGTAAGGATTCTACGGTTAAGGTATGGGAAATAGCTTCTGGTCGAATGGTTAAGGAATACATCGGAGCAAAGAGGTTAAAACTACGGTCTCAGGTGATGATTCTCTCTCAAACCTCTCAGAACAACATGGTCCGGCTTATTCTGAACGGTCCTCGTTGTTGTTGTGGTTAACACAGGCAATCTTTAATGACACGGAAGAGTTTGTAATCTCAATAGATGAAGGAAACAATGAGGTCGTTACGTGGGATGCGAGAACAGCAGAGAAAGTGGCAAAGTGGCCTTCAAACCATAACGGTGTACCACGGTGGATCGAGCACTCACCGGTTGAACCAGTCTTTGTTACTTGTGGAACAACAGATAGATCAGTTCGGTTCTGGAAGGAATCCGTGTAGAAGATACTTATAATCAACCAAACAAATGTTTTCATATCTTTAAAACATAAATGTTACGTGAAAATACAAAACAACATAATTTTATGGAGATATATGTGTCCTTATGAGGATATTGTTTTAGAGACTTGTGGTGTTCATGTTGCCTTGTGGAAGACGCAAGTAATGTTCCATGTCACTGCATAAGTATAGAAACAAAGGAAGTGAGCTCAACAATTAGAACCATATATTTGTATCTTGTGGGAATAAGCTTACTCAGTGCTCTAGTCATTCTCCTTTTGTCAGCGGTTATAAAAGTCGTGGGTCTAACGTTCTTAGTCGGTCCACAAATATACTGTTGTTTAGGTGCTGTGAACATGAAGTTTACCGGCATCCTAACAGTCTTCACCGTTGTACCAGCTTGACCTACGGATATTTGAAATGCACTTTCTAAACCGGGTTTCAAGACACCGCCTTTGCAGCAGTTAGCAATCTGCTGATTGTAAGGAGTTTTAGGAGGCAAGTCTATGACTGTTGGTTTATTAATGCAGGAATGAGGGATGTTTCCTTTGAACATGGAGCAATCTCCTTGCTTTGTGGTTCGTGCACCAACCATGCTCCAGATCACCTCTTTTCTAGTCCATCTCCAGCTCATTTTCCATCCCGGTGATGGAATTGAGCGTTGTTTCTGGTAATTGTAGGCTGAAACTACAGCCTGAGTAAAACAAAGGTTCGTTTATTCTCTGAGTTTTTGGTTAGACAAGAAGTAGTTATGATGGTTGAACTTACAACGTAGCCATCAGGTGTCCAGGTCATGAGATCCCATTTGATTGTGATGTTTCCCTTGTTGCTTGTGAGAGCTTCTGCAGATTAGATAACACAAAGACTTCATAAGTTTTTCAGaagagaaaaacagagaaatgaAGGTGAATGTGTAGGAGTAGAGAGATCCTCTTCTTCTTAAGATTGAGAGATTTACCTGAAGAAGTGAAACATGAAGAGGAAACGAGGAGCAGAACGATCATGGCAGAGAAGAGAGACTCCATTTCAATTTCTTGTGGTTTCAATGGGAGAAAGAGATCAAGTTATGTAAGAAGAAAGATCAAGCCGCAGACTTTGACTTCATACCCATTTGACTTCATACCCACGTGATGAACAGCTGTGTAGTGATATCCGGGATCcttgttttaattattatcaaacaCGATTAACGAAGATTACTTTGCCCGTCGAAAAAACTACAAGTGAAACCTAACTTGGATGCAACAAGAGAGCATTTTCAGACAAGTGAATAACCAAGCAAAAAGCAAAGAACTTTCTTTTATCTCCGATTCTTGAGCCAACCCATAACAAGTGTCTAAAACGTTACACTAAGCTGAAAGATTGTTCGGCAACTGATCAAAAGATCACAAGTACCTTCTCATCAAAACAATAACAAGGAAAGAACAAAGACTGTTTTGAACCATAAAACATTAAAGAGAATGCTGTTGTCGATCACATTCTCCTCCTCATCTTATTATGCGGTTTCTTAACAAAACTCATGTTGATCTGCTTGAGCCTTCTCCTCTTCCTCGCGGTCTTCTCAGGCAAAGTCTCCCTCTTCTTCACATTGCTATCAACCTccttactcttcttcttcaaaaacCTCGGATCAACTCTGTACTCCTTAGGACTAACAGCAACACCTCTCCTCGCAGCTTCTTTGTACAAACCATTAGCTCTAGTCAGCTGGTTATTCGCACACATCTTCCCCATCAACAAATCATAAGTCTTGATCCCAGGCTTACACCCATCAGCCTTCATGTTCTTGAACACAATCATCGCATGCTCAAGCCTCTCAATCCCACACAGTATCTTCAAAAACCCGTAATACTCTTTCTTATCCAAAGCCTTACCGTACCCCGCCGACTTCATCTTATCAATCATTTCATCTCCTTCTCCGATCCTAGCCGCCTGATACAAACTCCTTATCAAAACAAGATAAGTCTCAGCGTCCGGTTGACAACCCCATTCACTCATCCTACCAAACAACTCCATGGCCTCTTCGGTTCTCCTGATCTTACAAAGATTGTTAATCAACACATTAAAAGTCTCCGTATTTCTCGGCACGCCACGTGTCTCCATCTCGAGCAAGACCTTCTCGACTTCGGCCTGGAGCCTAAACGGATCTTTCTTCCTACAAAGCTTACACACACAATCAAGAATCACGTTGTAAGCCAATGTACCTATCTCGAACCCTCCTCTCGCCATCTCGCCGGCGAATCTCGTCGCCTCATCGAGCTTCTCGGCGGCGCACCAGCCGCTGATCAACAGGTCGCAGATCTTTTCGTCGGGGAAGATCTCGTTAGCCGTGCTCTTCACCATCTTCTCGGCGAAACTCGCGTGTCCTTTCTCGCAGAGCTTCTTCACCACCAAGGTGAGCGACTCTCTGTCTCGTTTCAACCCGTAGTCACTCTCCATCCTCTCGAAGAACTCGACGGCCTGCTTGGCTCGGCCCGCGCGGACGAGCCTGTCGACGGCGGAGTCTAAAGTTTTAGCTCCGGCGACGCCTTTGTACTTGGCGATGATCTCTTGCATCCCTTTGAAATCCTTCCGGCGGCCGAAGTAATCGACGAACAAGGAGACGGTTTCGTCGTCGTGGGAGAAGGCGGCGTTGGAGTCGAGCCAGTCGTTGAACCCTAGAGCGGCGCGGCCGGCTTCAGGGGAGAGGTTGAGCGTGTGGAGGATCAGATCGCGAGTTGGAGCGATGTGGGAGAAGCTGAGGTGGAACCTCTGGGAGATGGAGTGGGGATCGGCTTCGGGGGTTCCGGTGAGCTCCTTGGAGAAGGAGAGAGCGATCTGAGTCGGGTCTGGAGTTGGTGGATCCGCCGCATTGGTTTCGGATGAGAAGAGTCTTGAAGGGAATAGAGAGAACCTGGGAGGTGGAGGGTGGGGAAATGACGTGGTGGGGGAAATGATGCGGAGAGGAGGGGCGGAGGAGGATGAGGTGAAGGTGCGGAGGAGGAGTCGCCGGAGTTGCAGAGACGGTAACGGCGGCGGCATTTTCGAATTAGGGTGAGGAAATGAGAACTCGGGGGAGAGGAGAAGCAAGGCAAGTAATATCCAAAACCCTACTTCATGAATAGAATTGGGCTTCACTTTTGGGCTTTTGAATTGATTCAGCCTCTTCTGAATTAATACTTTAAAAAGTAAATGTATTAAGAATCGTTCGGGGATGTAGCTCATATGGTAGAGCGCTCGCTTCGCATGCGAGAGGCACGGGGTTCGATTCCCCGCATCTCCAATTTTCTTTTAGACACACGTTGTGTAAATCTAAAGCTTGAATCTTCCTCACCAGTTAAACACACTGCAATAAAATCTCCGGAAACTTTCACAGATTTAGGGTTCTTCTTGTCCCTTTCCAAGTCAAattcgtagtttttttttttttttaatttgttcgCCTATCCAGTCTTCATCTCGCCGgggagtaaaaaaaaaacaagtcttttgaattttgtaatcaGGTGAGTATCTCTCTGTCTTCAATGAAACCTCAATTTTTCGCGATAGCAAATCCTCGTTTTACCGTTTTGAGTTTCTGAGAATAGTTTGGGGTTTAATAAGAAAGTAGCGATGTTGGCAATTGAGATTTAGGTTGGAGATAAGTTTAGTGTTTTAAGGCGACGATGAAATCATTCATTGTCTGATGAACTCTATGTTCTTTTTGACAGTGACGTTTAGCCTGAGAGAGCACAAAAGGATGCATCTTCCCATGTACACTAGTGGAACCTCTAATCCTTCACCAGGAAATGCCCTTCCTAATCAGATGCATTTGCAACAGAATCATGCGCCTCCCCACCACGCCCCTCCTCCACCTCCTGCTTCCTCACAGCAGTTTCATTCTCATCTTCCACCTGTTTCAATGTTGCCTCCCCCGCCACCTTTACCTCCTGGTGCCACGCCACTCTCACAAGCATTCCCTAATCCGTTTCATCCTCCACCAAGCTTCCCACTTTCTTTTCCTCTGAAGAGCTTGGAACCTCCTGGGATGCCTcttcctccacctcctccttcatcttcatCCCCACTCTTTGCAGACACCGTTTGTGCTAACCCTGAAGCTACAAACCAGGTTGGTGAAACGGTGCCTCTTTCCCTGGAAGGAGCTGTTGTTGAAGACGCTGGATCTTCTTCACCACATGAGAAGAAGGCAGAGCATGGCTCTCCTTTGTATGATGATCCTGACATTGAGATGGAAGGTTCGTGTTGAGACAGTTTTGTGATCTTTTAACACCAAAGTTTGGTTCTTTCTTGTTtatccatttcttatatttgtcTTTCAGATGATATCACACTGCCTGAGAGTAACTACCCAAGCCAACCTCTCAACTACGGTTCTGAAGCCAATTCGGTCACAGGCACAACGCTTCCTGTTTCAAAGTCAGATACTCATATACACCAAGATGTAGATGATGGTTCTAGACAAGCTTCTTCCTCGCCTTACTCCGGAAGAGCCAAGGTTGTTCCCGAATGTGGTCTCGGTGACATGTATGATCCCTTCGTAGACAGCTTTGAACCAGCATCTTTGAAACTAGATTGCCTTCAGGAGCATGAACCAGTCAGCGACTCTTACACTGTACCCAAGGCGAGCATTTCCTCAAACACCCCACTCAATGTGGAAGAAAACAATCAAGATGTTGTTGATAAACAAGCTCTAAGTGAGTCAGACACGACAGCTCGTGTCAGTGTTTCCTCAAACAAACCACCAGACGTGGAAGATTTCACCAACGGAAACGATGTAGGAGCAGTGGTTTATGAAGATAACGATGAGCTTGGTGAGAATGCAGGAGAAGGTAACAGCCATGAGACCTTGACTCCAAACTCCAACAACGAGATTCCAAAGGCGAATAACAGTGCACGCGAAGGTGATATCACGAGGAAAAAGTCTAGAGGGGATGCAAAGGAGAAAGACTCATCGAGGTCCATGAAGCTTTTCCAGGTGGCGCTAACGAAGTTCGTGAAGGATCTTCTGAAACCTTCGTGGAGGCAAGGGAATATGAGCAAAGAGGCGTTCAAGACTATTGTGAAGAGAGCCGTGGATAAAGTCTCGAACTCAATGGAAGGTCGTCGTGTGCCCAAGTCAAAAGCTAAGATCGATAAGTACATTGACAGTTCACGGGACAAGCTGACCAAACTCGTCATGGTAAGAAAACATCTAAACTATGATACAGTCTCTTCATTGTTCATCAAATATCGAACCAGAGTCATCGCGGTTCTTCATTCTTTTTGTTGGCAGGGGTATGTAGATAAGTATGTGAAAGCGTAGAGAACCACGTGACACGGTGTTGCTGCTGCTTGGAGAAGAACTAAATGTTGTTCTACAGTTTTGTCTCGTCTGAAAACAATGGATGTTTATACAGAAAAGTTCTTCGGTTGTGATTTTTACGATGATGAAGTCATTTTTTGATTATTCTCGTAGTCTCTTTCTAACTTGATAGCGTTTTCGTAAGTGAAGAATCCATTTGATAAAGCTTTGAAGTTACTGCAATCTTATTCATGCTTGATAAAGTCGAGAACGAATGATTAGTTGTAGAAACTATTTTAGTAGTTGCTAACGCTAGCCGTGATGCCTCCGTAGCATAGTGGTATTGCGTTCGCTTCGTAAGCGAAAGGCCGCGAGTTCGATTCTCGCCGGGGGCTTGTAGAATCCCtaagtttttttgttattttttcttaagGCCCAATGATGTTATGTGACTCATGTCATCTTTGCGTAGGTAGAAAAACGGCCCagatcaatactattaaattaggaacatgACCAGTTGATACATGTTGTGTCCAACTTAAAATATAACtgtatctaaaatataactgcataaagtaaattataattgcatttaaaatataactgcTCCACATTCAATAACCACTAAAAGTCCTATTTTAAAGGGATACGAATATGTCAAAATATAGATTAATATATTACGTCCAATGAACTAAAGTGAACTAAAATGTATTAATATACGTATgttgacaaaacaaaacacatatgTATACGTATATACATAACATTGGTGTATTTGATTTagctaaattattaattaataccTTGATTCAAGTCTAAGTAAATATGTTCTTTATTTAATAGATGTTCgtttcaattaaaatataaaataatagtttagatatgtatatattttatgtttaaaaaatatttagaaaatatttaactgtagtttctatatttttatttccatttgaggtacaaaatatcaaaaatcgtttaaattatttaaatatttttgtaacaagTTAAGATTGATAACATCTAACAAAAAACACCaagacttaaaaattaattaatatttatttgtgtaatgtgaataataaaattaaacttaaaatccaaagcaaaccaaaagtaaaccattattaataaactttcgataacaaaactgaaaaacctgacttctttatcaaaaattatacaaaacagatttttaaaacataaccaaaaactaaaaaagttaaaatttatttgttggtTCAACCAGTGGTTTAACCGGATTCCgggttttagtgatttttttgcCAGTTTATTGGGTTTTTAAATATcaagattttaaaattcataaatatttatatgtgtaatgtgaatcataaaattaaacttcaaatccaattaaaccaaaattaaaacactgttaataaatttttgattacaaaactgaaaaacctAACTTCTTcattaaaaattatacaaatcagatttaaaaaacataattaaaaactaaaaagaagaagtaaacGTTATCTATTGATTCAACCAGTGATTCAACTTAACCGAGTTCcgggttttagtgtttttttgcCAATTTTATTGGATTTTTAGATATTGTTTTTTCCACAAAACTCAAACCAGATTTATCTTGGGTCACAaggtttaccggttcaaccgcggaTTCGGGTCAAATTTCAAAACATTGAGTAT encodes:
- the LOC106439962 gene encoding kinesin-like protein KIN-4C isoform X4, which gives rise to MEAAECVKVAVNIRPLITPELLNGCTDCITVVPKEPQVHIGSHTFTYDFVFGNAGLPCLEIYDHCCSPLVDALFKGYNATVLAYGQTGSGKTYTMGTNYSGDGANCGIIPKVMEDIFKRVGTTKDSTELLIRVSFIEIFKEEVFDLLDSNSPALLKNDGAVQAKHVALSRAPIQIRETAGGGITLAGVTEAEVKTKEEMGSFLARGSLARATGSTNMNSQSSRSHAIFTITLEQKKISSCSSTMTEDAGEDILCAKLHLVDLAGSERAKRTGADGMRLKEGIHINKGLLALGNVISALGDERKRKEGGHVPYRDSKLTRLLQDSLGGNSKTLMIACVSPADTNAEETLNTLKYANRARNIQNKAVINRDPAAAQMQRMRSQIEQLQTELLFYRGDSGAFDELQILKHKVALLETSNRELQNELQERRVACEHFSKRAYDAQVEKDKLIMKIESVRNGKSLDEIETCQDEDVGLINKYVSKIQELEGELLHVRSLKKVSNYKYSESIDSHDDGPRSSNVLFPSSNESSDCEDKVIDVADEVEFQEKELEHCSLQEKLDMELKELDKRLEEKEAEMKRYSSGGTSVLKQHYEKKVHELEQEKRALQREIEGLRQNLASIPSAPGDGAQKLKESYLQKLNTLETQVSELKKKQDAQAQLLRQKQKSDDAARKLQDEIHRIKSQKVQLQQKIKQESEQFRAWKASREKEVMQLKKEGRRNEYEMHKLMALNQKQKLVLQRKTEEASQATKRLKELLENRKASSRETLSGASANGPGTQALMQAIEHEIEVTVRVHEVRSEYERQMEERARMAKEVARLREENELLKNAKISVDDDTMSPGARNSRIFALENMLATSSNTLVSMASQLSEAEERERVFGGRGRWNQVRTLGDAKSIMNYLFNLASTARCLARDREADCREKDVLIRDLKEKIVKFSSFVRYLEIQKADLAHQVKAQASELIKRSAEENLNNEHSLKKQEARNSVIVHEDMDTSDSDDSDHEREDPDLDDEWKPEQESERESEQESVIKLNRKRNFKVGKRRSSVVPRRSYEENLDSPSDEAVKPTSTSDVCCTCSKSSSCKTMKCQCRATKGSCGPSCGCSSVKCSNRNADGKQNNSTSILEHSESSQEEQQQVLASRGALLLQNALADKPVEETNDGEGTRTRRKPLSDIGNTTGKTNVPKPMKRRKWRKPLLQLVVDPPPATTTPTSSQEPSDSGEANNTKLKLPRSMTSKGSNMLRERNADQGGGESVGNGGFVQSSSGGASGSTTSDEKENHTRRI